In Heptranchias perlo isolate sHepPer1 chromosome 13, sHepPer1.hap1, whole genome shotgun sequence, the genomic stretch AGCAATATTTACCTCTTCAATCTTTCCATTTCGGACCTGGTCTTTATCTGCACACTTCCAATGTTTGTGGTCTATTATGGCAATGGTAAAAAGTGGGTATTTGGCAATCTTCTCTGCAAGCTGAACAGATACATCCTCTACACCAACATGTACTTAAGTATGCTGTTCCTGGCCTGCATTAGCATTGATCGATACTTGCTGGTGAGCAACCCAATGAGGCTGCACATATTTCAAAGGAAGAAGACTGCCATCTTCATCTGTATCGCTCTGTGGATTTTTGTCACTTTGGAAGTAGTCCCCATGTTGACATTCATTGGTCCCGATGGTGTCAAAACTAGTGACAACAGTACCGTCATTAAGTGTGTCGATTATGCAAGTTCCGGGAATGCTACTCATAATCTGATTTACAACATATGTCTCACCATTTTCGGGTTTCTGCTCCCAATGTGCATCATGGGAATCTTCTGTGTGAAAACCGCACGCAGGTTAAAGAAATTAAATCAAGAACGAAGTCGGAACATTACTCTTGAAAAACCTCTCACGCTAGTCATATTGGCCCTTGTTATTTTCTCTGTACTCTTCACTCCTTATCATATCATGCGAAATGCCCGCATGGTGTCCAGATTGGACAATATCGGCCTTTCAAATTGCACTATTTTGGCCATAAGGGCTGCTTATACTATTACAAGGCCTATAGCTTTTCTCAACACTATTACAAACCCAATTTTCTATTTCCTTTTTGGAGACAAATTCAGGGAAACAATTACGAGCAGCATAAAGTCTCATTGTTTAAGAAATGTACTGCAACGTGCAAAATAAGGCTGCACCCATAACAGAGGCCTGTCATTTTGGGAAGAGATAGGAGTTTGCAGCCTTAGTTTGGAGAGTGGTGGGCCACTAATTACTCAAAGAAGTTCAAAGTTTAACTATTCGACCACATATACCTGGCAATAACTGAATTGTTCTGCAGATTCAGTGGGTAGATGTTCAGCTTGCCGCACCATGTGTAAAACTTGTAGTCGCGGATTGGCCGGTCGTCATAGAAACTGGCCGAGCCGAAAAAATAATGAGAACCAACTCTCGACCCTATTTTGGAAGCTGGTCCTTAGCTACTGTCAGTAGATTAAATTATAAGGAAAGACCGGGAATTTCCCTGGAGCTaattctgccccaccaccataaGTTAACCGGAAGCGTGACGGAAATCTCAGAGGCTTGCCCACTGACTGAGGGTATCAGGAAATCGTCGGCAGAATCAGTGAATGGCAAATCATGGGCAGGAG encodes the following:
- the LOC137331004 gene encoding succinate receptor 1-like gives rise to the protein MNENSSNLFESEMNETCTNINDALDAYYIPTMYAIEFIFGLIGNVIVISGYIFCLKEWKCSNIYLFNLSISDLVFICTLPMFVVYYGNGKKWVFGNLLCKLNRYILYTNMYLSMLFLACISIDRYLLVSNPMRLHIFQRKKTAIFICIALWIFVTLEVVPMLTFIGPDGVKTSDNSTVIKCVDYASSGNATHNLIYNICLTIFGFLLPMCIMGIFCVKTARRLKKLNQERSRNITLEKPLTLVILALVIFSVLFTPYHIMRNARMVSRLDNIGLSNCTILAIRAAYTITRPIAFLNTITNPIFYFLFGDKFRETITSSIKSHCLRNVLQRAK